CATGAAGGGAATGAATGCCTTAATGGAAATGGAATGGAATCCGGGATCCAAGTAGATTAGGTTAAGGCAAGTATGAGTTCAACCCTTTCTCTCATCGGGCTAGGATCGATAGCCGTTCGACCTGAGGAAAGTGCGGTCAGATTCAGAATCCCCAATGTCTTGGTCTTTACCTTCGCTTCGAGGGACAAGCACCGCATCTAGGTAAGTGGCATCTAATTGAATTGATTCACCGGATCTTCCATCTACGAAAATGGAAGAGATGTCTGTTAAGGTCGGCTTCATGAAAGCAAGAAAGGAAGCAAGTTTAGCGAACATAGAGATGGAAAGAGATGGATTTTGCCCAGATGTTGTCAGATCAATTCCCATTCATTCTTTAATGGAATAGGGAACGAGCAGAGCTGCGGCTATCAGGAATAGGTGATAGCCTATGACTAAAAGCACCGACTATCTATGAATGACCAGGATCGGAATGCCAATCGACGAGATGAGCCTACGAAAGATTTAAAGTTCAGACTATGATGACCGGCATCCTCACTTACGCAACGAAATTGAGTTTATGGAGTAGCCAGTGCCCTTGAGTTATTCTCTTCGGTATCGCCTTCTCTCATCGTTAAAGGCACCGCAAGGCACTCGACTAGAAGGAGTGGATGTTAGTCATGCAGGGAAGACTCTAACTATGCGTAGGCACTAGCCCTGGGCATGGATTCTTCTTTGATTGAAGAAACGAGATAGAAGAGAACCAGAACCATATCCTTCACACATTCAGTCTGATCTTATCTGCGCTATTGCCCGATCATAGTTGTACTGTATTAGATTAGTTATTCATCTCCCCTACCCTGTTATAATAGTCTGGTCTGTAATAACACAACCTGAAAGGAAGCCATTCCTAATAGGAAGTTTCTAGCCGTCTTTCTTGAGGAGCGAGAAAAACGAGGAAATGGACTATCTGGTTTGGCCACTACATTTTATGAAAAATGTAGAGATGAATCCCTAAAAATAGAAAGATTAGAAGGAAGTAGGCTCTTAGATAGGGCATTCCTACTTAGCCCCTGGCTTACCTAAACCGCTGTTAGCATGTTAGCACGAGAGTGGATCGGGGAATCAAAAATGCTTCTTTGATTGTTGAGTAAGGAAGTGTAGCAGGGGAAGGGGATAGCACCGGTCTTGACTCTAATACTATTCTTCTATGAGTAGATGGCGTCATAACCACTGCTATTTCATCTGCAGCTCTTACCGTTGAAGAAATAAGTATTGCTTTGGCTTTATTGCTTTCACCAGGTCTAGCTAGGCTGGGAGTCGATTAGACCGAGTTGTGTTAAGATAAGTGGCACTTGAATTGGAAGTAGCCATCGCCCAGGTCTTGGATAGATCTCAAGTGGGCTTGAACTGCTTTACTCGGTCTTCAGCTGGCCTACGAGgctgctgaaagagaagaaaaggaaaggtgGTACTAAAAAGGGACTGCTACCAATTAGGCTAGAAAGAAGACAGTAAGCGCCGGGTAAAGTGACTTACTTGAATGGTGAGCTATCCTATAAGACTAAGAAGCGGGGAGAGAGAAGGAAAACCTCTTAGAAAAGGATAGAGCCACTTGGCTGCTACTTACACATCTGGAGCTCCGGATTGAACTAGGGAACAGAATTCAAGGGCAACGAAGGCCCTTAGATAGGACTTCATCTATGAATAGAAGAGATTTTCTTTCTAGTAGAGCTCATCACGACCATCATAACCTAACTCCAGGACTGCTACGGGCACTAATCCTTCTATTCAAAGTTTCCTTTCTCCTCTTGAATGCAGTTTGTCCTACAGCTCGCTAAAGTGAAGGTTATTCAGCAGTGTAAGCAAGTCACTCTTAACCCTAATAGTGAATTCAGATATGCTGCACTAGGAGCTATTGAAAGTCATCTAGCTCATCTAACTCAATAGGCTACTGGTCCTTATTATGTTCCCAATCTATGAAATAAGAGTTGAATTCCCCGGAAGAAGATTCACCGAACGGAGAATAAGCTGTAAATCTTAGTTCTCAAAAGCGAGTGAATAAGTCTTCCTTATCGCTCTTTCCTCCCTTTGCTTTGGTTGTGTTTAACCTTGGTTAAACAAAAAGAAAGGGTTGTTTAGCTAATAGTAATAGTTCGAGCGGGTAGCATTCTGAAAGCGAACGAGCTAACTAATATATAAGTATATAGAGCTAAGCGAGTAAGCAAGAAGAATATATTGACCGTACAGGAATTTCCCCTTCTTTCATCACCATTGAAAGCGCTTTGTCCCGCCTATCAGAAAGGCCCCCACCCATCTCTCTGACTTCGGAGAGCCTCTAAATAATGAGGTTCGGCATCTGCTTGAGCAGGAAGAGGAAAGGTTTGATCCGCTCGGTTTAGATAATTTCCATGGGCCAATAAGACAGTGTCTAGGATGGCAGCCAACTATCTTTCCGTAAGGATTATCATTTCCAGTCTGGCTCACAAAAACTCAATATCAGAGGAAGTTTTTTGCAAATTAGTTCTGCATTAGTATCTAAATTAGTCGAATAAAATTCTAATATAATAGAGTAAGGTTCGAGGCTCACTATCATATGCGGATATAAAGTCCTATCTTGTAGTTACAGATAAAATAGATTTATCTTTCTCTTTGAGATCCAGTAGATGTTGACGGTGCAGTTGGCTTCCATCGAGTAGCTCTTTTTCTCTATTGTATTCGGTTTGCCCTCCCATCCTTGTGTTGGCTTCGATTCCAGTGATCAAGCGAGCAAGCAAGTCAGAAATTCTTTTCGTTGAGATAGGAACAAAACTGATTTGGTTCAAAGAATTTCAACGCCAAGGTTCATTTTTAAATGTGCCCTAAGTCTCGCATGAAGAATTCTTGTTGCAGCTTTATAATGAGAGCTTGAATGATAAAATTGGACGAAACAAAAAGTGGAAGCTTAATATAAAGAAAAGGGGCTTGAAGTCTCAGCTGATTCAACTCAAGCTTTTAGCTCTTCTTCTGACTCTACTCTTCCTGACACAACTCAGTGTCTTAAAGAAGCTTCTTTACCAGCATGGGTCGGGATCAACTACTCTGCCATTCCTTTATTGACTGGTCTAATGAAAGAAAGTTTTTTTAGCATcttttaaatcataaataaaatgaactgaGACTCTTTAGCATTCGGAATGCTCTTATGTGTAGGATTCAATTCCAGTATAAAGAGCTTCTTCAATAATTCCAATTCCTGGAAAGCCTAGAAGTACTCTTCCTCTGGTGGACCCAGACTCTCCCTTATTAGGCTTCTGAGTTCATACCAGATCCATGCCTATCTACACTGATAATTCATGAATGAAACCCAATCCTTGAGTTAACAAGGACAAGTATGGATGGATTTTTGTATGGAGTTAAAAGAGAGAAACAAGTATCCTCATCTTACAGAGAGGCTGAGCAAGTCTACCTCCCTTTACAAAAACTGTGGAATCCAGTGGCAGGGTACTTTATTCCGATATCTCCTCCCGAGGGTGAGTTAGACTTCCCTATCCTTAAGGATAAAATAAGATCTCTTGCTTTGCCCATAAGCCCTACTAGTGTAGCAAGTCTAGTCGCTGTTGTGTTGTTCGTTCTAGCGATAGGCTCCAAGCGCGATTCTGATTCTAAATTAGGTTTTCTGTTCTGGAATGAATCTGTTCTAAAGAAAGACCTGCCTATACTGAGGAGGGGCTGGTTCACGGTAATGAATGGTGGTATCAGTCGGGGCAAGCACAACACTCGTTCCCGCAGCCCATGTTGCAGCTGATAGACTCAAAAGTAAGTGGGGCTACCCCTACCCTAAGATAAGACGGTTCTCGCCCTCAGGTCAGGGAATAGAGCTAACTGCATCGGATAAAATAGCAATTCCTAGTCCGAATCCTGGACCTGGTTCACGCTTGAAAGCAGCAATTCTTCTTCCAATTTCGTACATCAAATTGTGTATATAAAGAAGAGTTCGTCCTTCTTCAAAGAGATAAAGTCACGCGGCCCCTCAAGATAGAGGCTTCAGTCATCGTTAGAATCCCGGGGCGGGCCAGATTACATAAAGAAAGGAGACTTATTTCAAAGTGGTTCAGGTAGCTCAGCTGGACTGAAAATCCTTGTGTGGTTCGAATCCACATCCACTTCACAACAAAGAAAGAGAATGCGGGGTAGAGGAATTGGTCAACTCATCAGGCTCATGACCTGAAGATTACAGGTTCGAATCATGTCCCCGCCTAATCAGTGGAACATTGTTCACCGGGATAAAAGGCCGGTCCCAACCCGTCTACAAAATGGGGCTAGTGTTCAGTCTTGGTTTGGTTCCACCTCTTTGCAGGGTGATGACACAGTAGTTCTTACGCATAGATGACCATTTCTTAGACTATTGAATTCCAACTTAGAGCTCCTCTCCTTACAGTCAAGTGGCTTTCACTCCTTCTACTCTAAACTACTGTGTGCCTATTTTTCGCTTTTCACAGTCAAAGTCAAAGGTTTGTTGGTGGTAAGATCGGCATGCCTTCTAGTTGTAGTTGACTTTAAGCGCACCTGAACTACCCATAGTCACCTATTTACGGGCTTGAACTCAATAGTCAATCAATTCATGTTTTCGCTTTCTATCGCACGCTTCAACTATTTTTTTATATAGTGTGTGAAGTCTAACTAACGGAAAGTGCCTATGAATTAGTTCCAAGAAAGCAGCCGTTCACGTCAGGAATAGAGGCCGTTAAGGATGTACTTGCTTTTCCTTTTTTTCGTCGAGATTGGGTTGGTGTTCAGTGTACCACTTGTGATGCCTATGCTTTGCAAGTCTACATAGAGTACAAGATCGAAAAGAATGCATTGGATGGATGTCCGGTCATTGAGAAGGAAGGATGCTTTTAGAGGCGAAAGGCCATGGGGAGATACCATCTATGATCCATGGATCTCCGATCGGGAAACCGTATCCAAGCGTAGTGGCTAGTCTGCGCTCTTTGGACTTTTCAAACATAGCGAACTGAAACATCTTAGTAGCTAAAAGAAGGAAAATCAACTGAGACCCCGTTAGTAGCGGCGAGCGAGAGCAGATTGGGGGTTTGAAGAAAAACAAACATGAAGCTTCATTCCTCAGCAAAGTGTTCACTTCTTTTTCGCCAGGTTTCATTTGATTTGTTGTGGATTGGATGATGGAAAAACCAGCAAGCTACGGCTTCAAAGCTTACCTTATTTAGAAAAGGAGAAAGGGCTTTTTTTTTATAGATGTTGAGGTTGAGTAAGGGGGTGGAGCTTGAAGAGCGAAGCGAGCCGCGCTAGCCTAGCAACGTTTTCAGCAGCAAGTTATGATCTAACGACCCCCTAACCTAGGTTGGGGCAAAAACTCCAAAATCCAAAACGTTGGTTAGGGTTCCAAACCTTTCTCTAATAATAAGGTAAGCTTTCAAGCCACTGCCCTTTAAAGGAGCGGGCGCAGTGAACTGTAATTGTGAAAAGATTGGAAGATCTGGCCAAAGAAGGTGATAGCCCTGTAGATTTGTTCTCATGGTTCAATCCTTTCCAGTAAAACGCAGCGTGTTCAAATTCTGATCGCTTTTATGCGAGAAAGGGGGACCACCCTCTAAGCCTAGGTATTCCTCAATGACCGATAGCGTACAAGTACCATGAGGGAAAGGTGAAAAGAACCCTATTTAGGGAGTGCAATAGAGAACCTGAGATCCGATGCGAACAACCAGTCGAAGGAGCGGAGCTTAGAGCCTTTACTTTATGTAAAGCGCACTCACTCTAACGGCGTACATTTTGCATGATGGGTCAGTGAGGAAATGGGAATAGCGGCTTAAGCCATTAGCTGTAGGCGCTTTCCAGAGgtggaatcttctagttcttcctATTTGACCCGAAACCGATCGATCTAGCCATGAGCAGGTTGAAGAGAGCTGTAACAGTCCTTGGAGGACCGAACCCACGTATGTGGCAAAATACGGGGATTACTTGTGGCTAGGGGTGAAAGGCCAACCAAGATCGGATATAGCTAGTTTTTTGCGAAATCTATTTCAGTAGAGCGTATGATGTCGATGGCCCGAGGTAGAGCACTCAATGGGCTAGGGTGCCTCATTTCGCCTTACCAACCCCAGGGAAACTCTGAATACATGCCTAGATCGTTTGTACAGATAGACTTTTTGGGTGCTAAGATCCAAAGTCGAGAGGGAAATAGTCCAGATCGTACGCTAAGGTCCCTAATCAATCACTTACTGGAAAAGGAAGTGATCGAGCGATGACAACCAGGAGGTGAGCTTGGAAGTAGCCATCCTTTGAAGAAAGCATAATAACTCACTGGTCTAGCTCCATGGCACCAAAAATGTATCAGGGCTAAAGTGATTCATCGAAGCGACGAGACCTTGAAAGTTGCTTTTTTAAGTGTCAGTAGCGGAACGTTCGATCAATCGGGGAAGGTTTTTGGTGACAAGACCTGGAGATATCAGAAGTGAGAATGCTGACATGAGTAACAAAAAATCCTATGAAAAACACGATCGCCTGCCAGTGGAAGGTTTTCTGCGTTTAGTCAATCTACACAGAGTGAATCGGTCCCTAAGGAACCCCCGAAAGGGCTGCCATTTGATGGGTACACGAAAGTGACGAAGTTGCTTTGACTACAGAATCATGCCTGTCTGTTGGAGCGAATTGGATGATTGGGCCGAGGGCTGCCCCCTCTTCCCCTCACTCTCATTTCCCTAATATGAACCTTGAGTCATCAAAGCCTTGCTGACTCGACCTGGCCTGGTCGCCCTACGCGACTGGCGCTTCAAAAGGCAAAACTCTCGGTCATAGTTTGGCGACCTATCTTCAGTAGGGGCCTTTAGTCTTTTGATTAGAGTAGGGTTCGCGAGAGAGCATAGCGTACCGCCCTGCCATAGTCACGAGTCTGTTTATAGTCACGACTGTTATCATAGTCAACAAGGTTGAAACTTCCAGGAAAAAACTTCGAATTGGGAGGGCGATCCTCCTAGTGAACTGACCGTACCCCAACCGACATAGGTGAACAAGTAGAATATACTAGGGCGCTTGAGAGAACCATGTCGAAGGAACTCGGTGAAATGACCCCTAACTTCGGGAGAAAGGGTGATCTCCTATCTTTTGATTAGGAAATCGGCACATACCAGGGGGTAGCGACTGTTTATTAAAAACACAGGACTCTGCTAAGTGGTAACACGATGTATAGAGTCTGACACCTGCCCGGTGCTGGAAGGTCGGAAGGAGAAGTGTTATAAGCTTTGAATAGAAGCCCCGGTAAACGGCGGCAGTAACTCTAACTGTCCTAAGGTAGCGAAATTCCTTGTCGCATAAGTAGCGACCTGCACGAATAGTATAACGACTGCCCTGCTGTCTCCGACATGGACTCGGTGAAATTGAATTCTCCGTTAAGATACGGAGTACCAACGGCTAGATGGTAAGACCCTGTGCACCTTAAATATAGCTTCACAGTGACAACCTTAATCGAATGTGTAGGATAGGTGGGAGGTGGTGACACACAACGACCAATCCTGAAAGACCACTCTTTCGTCTAAGGATGCCTAACCGCCGCACCGATCATTCGAGGGGAGGCGGGACACTGCGAGGTGGGTAGTTTATCTGGGGCGTTTGCCTCCTAAATAGTAACGGAGGTGTGCAAAGGTAGGCTCAAGCTAAGATTCTGCTCGTGAGTGTAATGGTATAAGCCTACCTTACTGTGAGACCGACTGGTCGAACAGAGACAAAAGTTGGCCATAGTGATACGGAAGTCCCGTGTGGAAGGGCTCTCGCTCAACAGATCAAAGGTACGCCAGGGATAACAATCTGACGACTCCCAAGAGCTCTTATCGACGGAGTCATTTGGCACCTCGATGTTGACTCATCACATCCTGAGGTTGAAGAAGGTCCCAAGGTTTCGGTTATTCGCTGATTTAAGTGGTACATGAGTTGGGTTTAGAATGTTGTAAGATATTTCGGTTCCTATCTACCGTTGGTGTTAAAGGGAGAACTGCGAGGAGCTAACCCTAGTACGAGAGGACTGGTTTGGGCTAACCTATGGTGTACCGGTTGTTATGCCAATAGTAGCGTCGGGCAGCTAAGTTGGTATGGAAGAACTGTTGCACCACGGGAAATCCTTCTCTATACAAGTTCTCGGAAGAGGTTTTTGAACAGAACTTCAATAGGCGAGAGGTGTAAGCACCGCTAGGTGTGAAGCAATCTCGTACTAAATGAAACGACTTTCACTTTCCataacaaaaatgaaagaaagtcaACCTATTCCTGAAATTGCGATCAGTCTCACTACCTCTTTAGTTGCCGCCCCCTACTTGCTCATTCGCAATTACTACCACAAGAAAGTCGCCCCTATCTCTAAAGGGGCTTATGCACTCCACGGCTTTCTTATGTTATGGGGTTTCGAAGACTGAATTTAGCTGCCAACCCTAGTCAGCAAGCTGAAAAACTTTCTCAAGAACATGGAGAGCGGGGACTCTTTAACCTGGCAAAATAtagataaagaaataaaaaaatgggggggggggggtcgtgGTCTATGATGAATTCTTTTTCTTAGATAGAATGAATGGAAAAGGGGTGCTTGTGTTGTGGTTTTCGTTGTTGTAAGAATTATTCTTTTTCGAGAAAAGGTCCCCTCCTTCAATATCATGATTGGGTCGACCAGGCCAGATCATGAGTGAATAGAAAAAAAATGTACATAGCTGTTCCAGCTGAAATACTTGGAATAATTCTACCACTTCTACTAGGAGTAGCCTTTTTAGTGCTAGCTGAACGTAAAGTAATGGCTTTTGTGCAACGTCAAAAGGGACCTGATGTAATGGGATCGTTTGGATTGTTACAACCTTTAGCAAATGGTTTGAAATTGATTCTAAAAGAAcctatttcaacaagtagtgcTAATTTCTCCCTTTTTAGAATGGCTCTAGTGGCTACATTTATGTTAAGTCTGGTCGCTCGGGCCATTGTACCTTTTGATTATGGTATGGTATTGTCAGATCTGAACATAGGGCTACTTTATTTGTTTGCCATATCATCACTAGGTGTTTATGGAATTATTATAGCAGGTTGGTCTAGTAATTAGGGGGCGACCGTTCGGTCGCCTATGATACTAGGACCAACAGGTGAAAAATGGGTTTGTGTCGCAGGTGTTGAACGATCTACTCTACACAGGTGTGGGCTTATAGGGCTAGGGCTCATAAACCCTTTCTTTCATTTATCAATAGGGCCCTGCCCTGATCGGTCACTTTTCTAGGCCGGGATCAATAAGTGGAAGTCATAAAAAAGAAATCTTTCTCTTCGCACCTCAGATCAAGAGGAAGGGTTGCTTGTCAAGCTGACctatatataataataagaaatttctttctattttataatattatataattataaaaaaaatggaaAGATTCACTTTCTTTTAACCGGTTCCTTCTTCTTTGTCAACGCTACTAAGGTCCTATAGGTTTGCCCACTTTACTTATTAAAGATAATGAGAATGGGTTATTCAAACAAAAAGGAAAAGGCCCTACTTAGTTGAACGACAATGACAAAGGCTTGCGAAACTAAGTAGGGCCTAAGGCCCCTGCGAATCCGTAAATCTGAGGAGCATGCCGCAACAAAATGATGGTCCCCTATGCATTTCATTTTTTCCTTAAGAGAAAAAAAAGTACCCCCATCATAGTGAACCTCTCCTTGTGATCGTGATGAGGTAGATGCCTCCCAGCCGGGGGGCGGATTGAATCAGAGTTTCCTTAGGTATCCACCAACCTACAGTTATCCTTAAACTTTCGTGCTTGGTTGAGAAGAAGCGAACAAAAGTACGCTCACTTGCTGTCTTGTTCTCTGTCACAAACTGGGATCGCTCGCTAGCTAGGTCAGATTTACGCAAGATTTTAAGAGAACAAATTCCCCATATTCGGGGATAAGGGGCGGAACGACCTCTCGATCTACTTACTGCAGCCCAGGAAGAAAAACATCGTCTAGACATTCCCTGTTGCTCCGATCTCCCCTACGCTTAGGGCGTTGTCTCGGCCAAGAGCCATAGTTAGTTACTATTTCCATTTGGTTGTTTATTCCTCGTTGTTGATACCGGCAAGACCCAGCCAGATGATGTCTGCTGGTTAGTAGTGAGAGGACTCTTAGTAACTGCATACCCAAAAGAGGGCGCTGGTTAAAAAACATCATATGATTTTCTTTCTTGCTCTGCCTTAGCAGCTTGAAAGGAGTCTATCTATCTGCCTAGCTTTGGTAGATTTCCCCCAGCACAATCCATAGAAATTCCACGAATCCCTTGGTAGATAAGTCAGCAGTGCGGAATTAAGTTTCTTGTCTGGTGGATCTGATCTATAGTTAGGGGCAATACATACCAAAAGGTTCGAAGAAGGAAGGCGCATAAGAGTATATAACCAACCTACCCTTCTGTATAACCTATTCATATTAGTGAAGCGGTTGGATGCATAAAGGATCGGAAATGCACGTTTGTGAGACCTTAGTCGGGATGCATAGGTAAGTCAACCTGCGAGCACGGAAGAGCATGGTACCGCTACCCCTCTCTAAGTAAAGGTAAGATTCTTAGCCCTATAGATGACTCCATCTAAAATACAAAAGGGACAGCAGTTTTCGGCTTCTCGTTTCGTATCTTGAAGAAAGAGTAGGATCAAGTAATGTAAAAGGGGTCAGGTCAATATTAGCCGTGCTATTGCCCTATTGATTTAAGGCCTCCGCCCGatcccgaatgcacatttttttgGGTTCATCTTCAATTGATGTTTTCTTAACCTTTCGAAGACTTTGCGTAAATTTTCGATGTGGTCGGTTCTTTCTTTTGAAAAGACTACCAAATCGTCCACGTAAGGCTCGCATATGTTATGTAGGAGGTCATTGATAATTTGTGTCATCGCTCTTTGATATGTTGcactttcttattcttttttttggGCATATCGTAGTAAGGAAAGGAAGTGAGGGCACTCAGTCGAATTGAATAGCTGAAACTACTATAACTCCTATTTTTTTGCTTTAAGAGAAGCCTTCTAGCTCGTTTTAAAGCGTTGAAGAGAGAGATAGGACATTCTAAAGATAGTTGTTGAGGAAGAATCTGATTTCTAACTACGAGTCAATTTTCAAGCTAACTGAATGCCTATCTGCTGCTAGTTCTGTTCCACTATCTGCTCTTACTGCTCTCGTTGCTGGTGTGACAGTCTGAGTAGACGGTGCTCTTTCCTGTTATTTTTGGGGTTCATAACCGGTGCTATTGAATCTGCAGTTAAGGAAATATCACCAGTTCTTGGAATAAGAGCTCTGGGACTTAATGTCTTTGAGGGAGGTTTAGCCTAGACCTAAGCCTTTTCGGAATAGAATGCTTTTTTGACAGAGCTTCAAGCAAGAAGGAGGAAGGCCCTCTTTTCACCAATGGATCACTTAGTCGGAATAAGCGGGCTTAGGTTGATGCGGAATAAGCCATTTTTCCCCTGTTTCCATGGAAAGGTGTCGAAAGAATAGGCACATTTAGAGCTGTGGGACTTGAAGGAATAGAATGCCCCGTTACAATGGGCAGGGACAGTCGATCATTGGCTTAATTTCCTAGGGGACTCTAGTATCAAAAATTCCCGGTATTTCGTCGTGAAAGTGTCATATTTAGATTGTTCTTTTTAAAGGAAAGAGCCGAATAGACAAAGGGTTTACATGACCGCTCGCTTTGGACAAGATGCCATAGTATAAGAAGAAGGCCTTTGTTTGCAAAGATGACTTTCCCACTTTCCTTTGTGAGGGAGGTTTGTGC
This region of Nicotiana tomentosiformis chromosome 4, ASM39032v3, whole genome shotgun sequence genomic DNA includes:
- the LOC138909604 gene encoding uncharacterized protein → MRLPSSNLLVCIAPNYRSDPPDKKLNSALLTYLPRDSWNFYGLSPSFGYAVTKSPLTTNQQTSSGWVLPGRSEQQGMSRRCFSSWAAVSRSRGRSAPYPRIWGICSLKILRKSDLASERSQFVTENKTASERTFVRFFSTKHESLRITVGWWIPKETLIQSAPRLGGIYLITITRRGSL